The Corylus avellana chromosome ca11, CavTom2PMs-1.0 genome contains the following window.
ACTCTCCGATCTAAAATTGACTGGGGAGAATCCAATAACGAATAAATCACCTTCCAGTTTTCACATTAATGCCAACTTCGTGAGAAATTCACTGAACTCAaatcagacaaaaaaaataaataaataaaaacaaaaacggAAGCCCAAAAAAGACAGCTCAAACAGAAGGATAGAGAAAGCCAACAAAACCAAGTAGGAATCAACGAATCAATCAGATGTCTTAATTCTCAATTCTGGTGGGCACCGCattgcattaaaaattaaaaatataaatatgagcTGGCACGCTCCGCattgtattaaaaattaaaaaataaatatgagcTGGCACGCACCGCATCCGCattgcattaaaaattaaaatacaaaaatataaaaatatgaaattacgCGTTTAGGCTTCAGCCTCTATAAATTAGATCCTAACCGTAGGATCGACCTACACGTATCTAACTAAATCAAACTAAAATTTGGTTGTCAGACTTTCATTCAATCATGTATCGTATCTAACAACCCCATTGAATGAATGACTTTGCTCTCGTCATCAGACTCGCCTTTCTCTCTCCTCGACAAAGTTCGCATCTTTATCTTTGGCTCTCCTTCCCCTTCTCCTATACCAGAACGCCGTATCCTCTTTCTTTCCCTACCCTGCAAAGCCCCATCTCCTTGCTCATATTTCGACCTTTGTATCTTTATTTGATTTCGGggttagtatttttatttcattctgtttgtatttttgtttggaaGATCTACCTGGTCAAAACTAATTTCTCTTGCTTTTGATTTTCTGGCTTCTAAGGGCTGAGAATGACAAAATTACACCCGCGAACCACACACCGATGGGCTTCGCCAGGAGGAGCCGCTTCCGCCTAACCGACGTCCCCCAGGCTCAGACAACTTTTATAGGTTTGATTGTGTTTTTATCGTAATTTCTATGTCTGAATCTTGATCTACTTTGTTCTACGTGCTAGATTTAGGTTTGATTgtgtttgtattttaattttcaattctgAAACCAGAGCCTTCTTGTTTTTATCTAGTCTGTTCTAAGTTCTTGATCTAGGTTTGACTGTagttgtattttaattttcaagtctGAAACTATAGCAGCCCTGTTCTAGATCTAGGTttgattgtttttgtattttaattttgaagtCCGAAACCAGAGCTGCCCTGTTTTTATCTTCTCTGCTCTAAAGTGCAAGATCTAGGTTTGATTATGTAATTCTAAGTATGAAACTAAATCTGCCCTGTTTTTGTTGGTCAAAGTTAAGGTTAAAGACTAGATATAGTCTGTTGTGGTGGTGAAAGCTAGTTAATAGAGATTGAATCATCAGTACAATCTATCTGTCATTTCCCAACAATTTGTAGAGAACAATAATAGATAATTTGGCTGTGTTTGTACTTTAATTCAAAGTCTGAAACTAAATATGCACAGTTTTTGATGGTCGAGTCTAAGGTTAAAGATTAGATTTATTCTGCTTTGGAAAGactttgtgtttttcttggtATATGTTTGGTTGAGATTCTAATATCATGTTTGCTATTGGTGCTTGTAGCAATGTATGTCTACTCAGCGTTGTTCATTAGATTTGTGTGGATGGTATAGCCTTGCAACCATATGCTTCTGGCATGCCATGTCTCGAATGAGACTGCAACTCTTGCGATGGTTAAAGGGTCAGGGGTGAGTAACTGGGTTGTGATTAAAGTTGGACTAGGATAATTTCACCATGTCTGTTTCTCCTAAATAGTTTTGTATCACCAATAGATGTTTGAGAAAGATGCTATTTTCTAACATTGTGCAAGTTTTTGGTTTAAATGAAAAACTTTGAAATGTGGATCGATTCAGATAAGTCACTAGCCTTAGTTTTTAACCAGCAAGTATTTCCTTGCGTTTGCCTGAAGCCCAAATAAATTCCAATGACATccatgagagagaaaaaatgtcCAGCATAGTGGTAGGCCCTTGTCACACACATTCTAACCTATGTCCCGAACATATACATTGAATCCCCCACCCACacacaccaagaaaaaaaattgaaaacccctTTGATCATGCATGCATTGGATGACACTAAATctgaaaaataaagattgaatcATCAGTAGTCATTTTCCAACAATTTAAACACAGAAAATTTGGTTGTGTGTTAGAACCCAATCTGCCCTGTTTTTGTTGGTGAAAGCTAAAGTTAAAGACTGGATCTAGTCTGTTGTGGTGGTCAAAGCTAgtattttctctcattttttttattttgtttctttgtcaGATTCAGGCCAAGAGGCTGGGCACGGAACAATGGATTCAAGACAATCTTATCAGGTATTGTTGATTCCTATTTTGAGttgatgtttttgtgtttcattcTCCAAGTATAACTACTGGATCTACCCTGTTTTGGTTCCATGTCTTGAGTagattggtttttttatttaaatctccAACTTTTTTTGTTATAGATTGTTTCAATCTCCAATTGTAACTGCTATGTCTACTATGTCTTGGTTCTTGATCCATATTGAGTTCATTGTGCGCATATGACTTGATCTACCCTATTTACACTTATTTAAGCCTTTTAACTGGTGTGAAATCGGTGAACTGAGGGATATACGGGAGATGTGTTTCACAGGTTTTGCAGGAGTTCCTTGGATGCTGAGatcatcttttctttcaatGCAGCTTCAGCAGGAGAATGTGGAAAGAAATCACGAGTAGGAATTTGATTGACAATCCTAGCTTCAAATGAGAAGCGATCATTGAGTGGGTAGAAAATGAGTTGAAGGGAGGAAACTTGAAACAGATTTTGTGGAAGCTTAGTTTGGGTAAAATTAGCTTAAATATGATAATCAGCCAAAATCAGAGGAGAAAATTGTGCAAAATATAATTTGGGAGAATTAGATCTAGAATTGTGGCCACAGGAAAGTTTCAGATGCCTAATGAGAATCTGCAATTATGCAGAAGATGAATTTTCCTTTTGGTATGTTTATTTCTGCAGATGGTAAATTGAGATGATGGCTTGTGGTGGTTGCGGTTTAGCTTACCCGATTGGTATGGTTAAAAGGGGTTTAAATTGCTGTTAAGGTGAGTACGTAGTTCTGCAAAAATTTTGCAAAAGTGGGAGACCTCTGTTAGTAGTAATATGTCTTCCTTGGTGTGGTCATGTTTGGCTGTGTATTGTTGTTTGTAGCTCTTTTGGTCTGTATTTGTTGATACATTCTTGGTTTGTATAGAGTTGTAGTTTGTGGGGTTCTCTGCTCTGGTGGGTTGAGCATTGTAAAGGGTAGTTGCTGAGGCAAGTTGTTCCAGCAAATCTGCTGGAACGAGTGTTTTGtatcttcttgttcttttatGGAAATGCTCATTCATCCAAACAAAAATTTGTGAGGTGGAATTCAGACTGCAGTGTTCACAGTTTTGTTCATGTGAACCTTGAGTTTTTATTGGCTGGCTTAAGAGTATAGATAGACCTATTTGATGTTCTTAGTGAGTTCATCCCTGGCGTTCTATTTATATTAGAGCAAAGTATGTTTTGAACTTCTAATAGCAGATTTTATGCCCAATATGACATTTCATCGAACAGATAGAATGCCTATACTTCCTAAAAGTCATACAAGAAACCAATCATCAAAAAGTTGAATATTGTTCTACTATAATCAATATCCCACAACAAACCCAGCAATACCCGATCtctgaaaatttttatttcctaaaatcCTTTTACCGACATTAGATGAAAGTTTTGGGATGATTTCCATCAACTTTGGAATCTCAGTTGTTATAGAGAATATATTGAACAGAGTGactaaaaattagcaatgtgaGATGGAGAGAGTTCACTTACCAGTTGTCTGGGTCGTGCCTGGATATTTGGCTTTGGCTTTGGATCTTGTTTCTCGTGAATGTCTTGGATGTCTGTGCTTCTGCTTACAgcttttaggttttagtttttgaaGCTTTTTAACCTTGAAggtttttttggggttttttttatttttttatttttaatttttcaaagagagattgttttggccatttttcttttttcttttttggctttttgagtgttttattttaaaagcttaagctgctTATAggaatgaataaatttaattaatattttaataataaattagccTTCTAAGCGTGAGAAGTTTGTCATTTGGGGCTGGCTTTGATGCTCATATGAGTTAATTgcatttgtaagaaattttctctatttcaattttcGAGAGAAAAGAGTAATTaccaattcaattcaattttctTTGATTACCAAAAgctaaatgtttttatttttgtataacaGATACTTATATATTAGTATGAGGGATGATAGGGatctaactatttttttttaatttaaataaaataaaataaaaattgaaaaaaatgtctaaagcaaccctatctattttttgtctttcttttatttggtatttttttaaaaatgaaaaatgatatttttttttcataataatgtcattttttttttaagaaaatgtcattattatggagaaaaataccatatttcatttttaaaaaaatatcaaataaaagaaaggtaaaaaatagatagggttgctttagacattttttccattttttattttgcttttttttttttttttttaaataaaaaataaaaaaataaggcaaaagttggacttatgttgggcaaaaaagttgggtctttAGCATTTGCGTATTAGTATTGTCGCTCATAACCTTAATCGATAGAGGAACAACATTAATGACTTATTAGCGCAACGACCTATCATCGTTAAAAGTCATTAGCGACAACTTTTGAACTTTTAGCGATAACTTTTTATTGTAACGTGTGGGGCTCTTCAGCCCAAGCCCAACCTAGTGGGCTATTGCTATATCAAACATAAATCATAAAAGCTAAACCCCATATtctaaaattagataaatataattttgagtAAATGTTATTTggatataaattatttttaggggaaactttagTAAGTCCCCCCGAACTTCTAGCCTATTTGACAAACACCCCATGAACTATTAAAACTCTCGCTTAGGCTccttgaactttggtttgctctcacttttcCCCTCTTTATTAATTTTCACCGTTAAACCGACATTTTGtgcccattttaccctcaacgAAAATTACATTGTTTTGggctccaaaactacaccgttttagacttcaaaactacatcaccatcTAGCCCAAAACAATGTtattttgggggtggctggaccaccctcAAGGGGCTGGGGgtgtttcggccaccccttaccGGCcttatggggtggccaaaccacccccaagcccTTGGCTACCCCCAAAAGCCTAAACCCATTGCCCTTGGGGGTAGTCCGGCtacccccaaaagcccaaacccattctcccatgcaaatttttttgggcttttgggggtggctggaccactcCAAGGGCCTGAGGATGGTTTCAACCACCCCATACGGCTggtaaggggtggccgaaaccacctccaaacccttgggggtggtccgaccactgCCAAAACACCCAATCCCCCCcccgccttttttttttggcactttGAGTGTGGCCGgtccacccccttggccatgggggtggttcaaccatCCCCAAACCGGCCAGGGgatggctgaaaccaccccgaTTTTggtccttttatttttttatttatttttataaaaaaaataaaaaataataattttaatgcttaAAACGAAATCGGACCATCTAAGAAGGATAGTTTACCAGTTTACATTGTCGGACCATCTAAGAACGAACTCCAAAAGTACATCATAAGAACCAACTCCAAAAGTCCCATTCAATCATCACAACCAATTAATTAGTAAACATGATAAATTAAAGTACCCTGAAACGCACAAGAAAATAATAGGCTCATCAAATTATCTGAAAGAAGTATGAAGAGGacgtaaaaagaaaaagaaaaaattattaggTACCCATACTATTGGAAATGAAGATGTAAAAGTAAATATGGGGTAAATAAATTCTAAAAGTTTggctttaatttcaaattatctatgtaaaaaaaataaaaaataaaaaaaccaaaaaaccaaagACTGGGCTCTCCTTGCTTTTCACTAGGACCCActcctgacaaaaaaaaataatgttatttattatattgaTATATGATTGTCATATAATGatatgacagtgaaaatcaacctttatttatttattttttttattacaattgtTGATCCAAGGCTAAGTTTCCTTATTACATATGACAGTAGCATAgtaatctactaaatagtattacttgAAGAATAATGCTTTATTCACACATATTTATCACACATATACTTATGTCACATTAGTTGATATAAAGTGTTTTAAGTGGTTTACATAAGGCATTTAAAATATGTCATGTTAGTCAGTGTAACAAATGAATGTGAAGTGTAGCCGAGATTCGAGAACCTCTCATCCAATTAGCAAAAGTTGTGTGTTTGCCCTATCAAAGGGCAAACCAAAACTCAACCCTCCCAAAACCATTTAAGATACTTCGCTCTCAAGACAAATATTGCGGCTATGTTTGGCAAGCAACTCTTCTCATTTATCTTTTCAATTTATTGCTCGTATGCAGATACGCAATATGGAACACGCGATTCAACATGATACCCTACCTCTGCAAAATGAAAAGCAGTTGATTCGtgaaatcaagcaattgaagaTATGCTTTTctacaatttttaatttctgaaTGATggcaaatattattttgttcgTTTGGCTAAATGTTTTATCAGTTGATTGTTTGATATGGTATTCATTTTAGGAGTGACCCTTCATGCGCTTCTcctcatttcttctttcttaatgTATTCTACTCCCATTTTCACATTATTAAAGGCGAGATTTTGCTTTTCTCTCATCGGACTAGTCATGGCGGAGGTAATGCTTCGATTTtgtctctatctctcttttagTCTTTTTGTATCTGTTTTGGTTACCAAGAAAGCATGAGAAAATAAGTTAAAttcacttcttttcttttagttgttTCAAAGTCTTAAACTTGTTAGTTCAGTGATTGAGATTAAGAATAGTTgctaaagaaaaattagaagtaAAGTAATTAAATCGGCAATAAGTATAGTTATCATGATAAACATGCAGATCTAATTACCAACAAAGATGGTTTATCCGTTTACAATAATTCCAAtcatgattgattttttttttgggttgaaatATTATGGCTTCGCTTCTTGAGGCAGATCTATTCAAATCAAGTTGTAAAGTTGTTTCCTTGCTAAGATGTGTTTTATTTAGTAGTTAATATTATCTGGAAACGCTTTCCTCATCTTGGTCTTTGACTCAAGCTTGCTCCCACTTCtaagcaaattaattttaagaatgcTTTTAATTTGCTTTGCAGCTTACTCGATTGCTTTTAGGATGATGAGAGATTTAAGGTGAAGTGATACTTGTTTGACATGCCTTTTCGTTGTGGTTGCAGGACAAGTAATTAAAGGATGAGACCAAAACTATGAAGAAACGAGAAAATGCATGTTTCACCAAGAAAGCCATTTTTCATCCACTTATCTATTTCAAAACCGCAAATCAACCCAAATTAACAACCATAATGTcgagaatgaaaataaaatattttaccatTACTAAAATGGGTATGTAAAATAAGCTAATATAATTAACAGTTTCTCTTGTTAATCGCAAACCACGACTTTCTCATATCTTTTGTCCGAGATGACCATTTCCATGATGGCGTCAGGGTTCATAACCCATTATTCTCTATAGCCAATCtcaataatttatttgaaaagcCTTTAATCAGAATTACCCCTCGAGGCCCATTCGGCACTATACCTAACCCAAAGTCATAACTTGATTTCTTTAAGACATTAAAGTCTCTTACAGAGGAGAAGCCGTGACGGTGTCTTAATAAGTTCCAGAAAACTATAACAGGCAGAGTGGTGTATCCATTTTCATAAAacttatttctaattttctgaTAATCAATATTCCAATTATCATGGCAGCAAGTTTCATTGAATTCCATACTAGTAAACACAAAAACTGTCTTCACCATCTTGTCTTTATCAATGTTTTCTTTGACTGCAACTTCCAAGATGTGAAGAAACACCTTTCGAAGATCTATTTCCAATCCCCAATCCATTATGGTCTCCATGAAATCAGTCCTACTTTGTAGATCAATTCCTTCAATCTTTTGAAGCCGAGGATCATGGCTGAATGTCATAATCTTTTCTCTCCATGGGCCTTGGCTCAAATCTGAAATTAGAAGCCCGAGTGCAATGCTAACTGTAGTACAAAACCCAGTCATGCTAGGTGAGACATCGCAACATGGAAGACAATTTGTAAACTTCCCTTTCATTGTGAGGTGTTCGATCATTTTCTTCAATTGTAAATTAGCAAGTTCGGCACAACTGCCATCGTAAAGAGAACACAAAATCTTGTGAGGAAGTAATTCTTCAACTGGGATCTTTGTATTTGCATATTTCCTTACATGACGGTTTttgaaattcatttttctttctctagtgCATGTTAGAAGAGCTTCATTATGTTGTGTGTCTTTACTGTGTGTCAAACGAGTCTCCTGTATGGGAACCTCCCCGACTGGAATGTAAGACTCGCGCGAGTTTAGAGCTCTACGAAGCGGGGCAATAACTTCTTTATGTAGACGATCTCTGACTCTGTAAGCATAATGGGGCTCTGAAATTTTCTTGTATATTGGATCTAAATCTTGGGGAAAGAGCCTTCTAACAATGCTTTCACACATAAGTGTTGCGTAATCAAAAAATGTGTTAAGGGAGGGGCAAAACTTAGCAGCGAGGCTGATTTTATGAAGATCGCCAGATTTCAAGAACTCAAGATCAGACTTGAGCAACTCACTGAAGAGATCTGATATCTGATTGTATATAAAACGATAATCGTCATCCCCATAGTAGGCATCTAGGAAAATGCCATTTGAGGATTCCCTATCAATAATCCAATAATTAGTTTCAAATTTTGTGTCACTTTGCAGCAATTGAAGAAGAAGTAAAGGCAAATGCTTCAAATATCCACACTCAGCTAAGGACCTCAGGTTGCATGCTAAGGTTTTGTAATGCTTATGGTAAAGCCAAAGAAGAGGACGGTGGAAACTCTGGTGAGCTCTACGCATAGGTATTTTTGGCATGTAGAGGATAATTTTCAAGGTGGTTAGGGGGTTGTGGTTCCAAGCCAAATCCAATAGATAATAAGTACGGCCAATGTAGATACCAGGACCTGCAAACAAGAAAAGATCCACACATGGGTTTCCTGTGGATATCGGGAGAGGTTTGAAGTAACTTTTCTCCCACGGATCGAAAGGTTGTGAGATACAGGTTATATATCTAGTAACGGGTATTAGATCTCCATCAGAAGGCCATGGACCAAGTAAGCGCATATGGGGCTCTTTAATTTCTAAGAATGGTTTCATAGAAGTATAAATATATGTGCCAAAACGATGAGAAATATACGATTTCATCTGAAACTTACACAATTCTATCATCCCAACCCTTCTGCTCAGATTCAGAGCTTTATTCATATTCATTGGAATTTGGGTGAAAGCTGATCgagaatttgaaaatttaaacaatttattttcttgagaATACATGATAATAAGAAATACTGGTGTCAAACAAACAGCAACATCACTAATATTATACTGCGCCATAGAGATTTTCAATCATTTATTCTCAACCCAACAACCAACCCCAGATCGAGATGTTTTCCCATATTTTCCGGCCGTTTTCATTCTCCGTTTCCTCGGCATCCAAACGTAGGgtaaaaaaccaacaaaagaatcccgttgattaaaaaaaaaaaacaaaaattgaaaattttgcaaGTGAAGATACAATCAGAAAAGAATTGATACGGCCAGTGTAACAATTAGATCAATCAACTCCAAATTTGACCATAATAACACCATActcaaaaatcagaaaaaataacaaaaaaataaataactcacCTTGCCAATTGTATCCACGAGCGAACTATTTTTAGCGTGGTGGCTGTTCGGTTTTAGGGTCGAATAGGGCTAATAGGGGATGAAAGATATTTTTGCTATTAAAGGGAGATTGATGTCTTCCGGTAGTTTGAAGGGACATCAGTATTTTAAggaagatatatatacattaatttttttttttttgaaaataataattcacTTCTCATTCATCAAAATCAGGCTGAAGCAATTTGTTCCGCTTGAacaatatcacaaatacaattggGTACCTCATCCCTCCATACACGGTCTATAATATGTCTGGTTGCCAATTTAGCCAATTTACATCTTTTAGACTTCAATATCTAATTATGCAAATTTAAAACTTGAGTTTACCAAGAATTTAAATCGAagaatttgattcatttttcttaaataaataataaaaatgacatgaaaaatAGGCAACAACTTCTTCCAGTCATTTGCAATTTTCTAAGCAGATTGTTTGATGTCTGCATAGAtaaaaatcttgtttttttcttttttttcttttattttttaatgtgtcaTTGTATATATGGATTGCTTTGCCAGAAatcggaattttttttttacgaagcgtttgcatttatctttctttatcGCTTCAACACTATCAGTACTCTTGCTAGGTACCAACAACCACGTAGAGGAGGTTAAGGGGGCAAGCACTGCTGAACACATAACAAGATCTGTTGTTAGGGAAAACAAACCCACAAAAAAGGCTACAGAAAACCGAAGCAACTATGAAAGAAAAGCCCACATAAACATAACAAAGGCTATAGAAAtacataaaaagaaatcaaataaaaaacccaGCCCAGTAGTAGGTGCAGAGGCGGAGGGGATGGGACATTGAGTGGGATCCCTGCGCCTGTGCATGAAAGTTGAGTGAGGCTGCTACGGGTTGCAACGAGACTAGAATTATGAttttctccaattcatttgaacttgaTAATATCCAGTTATTTATAGTGGAgatgtatttttgtctcttcaaatgaactgaaaagAATCCTATTCCAGAGGCTAAGATTAGGTCATCATTAaatgaaattatgaaaaaaatgattatttcaCATAAATAGCGATGTTTGGTTCCTTAAGGTGGTGTTAAAAAAGGTATCCGGAGTAGTAGTTTAATAATCTCACAAGTAATTCTGATTGGCAAAATGGTCATAATATTGAAATGATGCTAATGCAGAATATGACGAAGTCAAAAAGTGGTCCCCAAGGGGTATATCAATCGGCAGtgaaccacgccttatgaagtggaggtcactacttcgaatccccctcctccttctcctgtgtggacatgtcaaaaaaacaaaaaaaaagggaatatgACGAAGTCCATTGAGAGATGGGAGtctagtttctttttttttaattgtttttttttttttaaattttttaatttgagtttttaaaaaagaaaacaataatgtGGGTATTTTGTAATTATGGTTCAATTCTGTTACATAgatttctatttatagagaggaaATGAGTagtaaacaagaaattaaaaataaaaccctaaaatacataaagaaataaataaaccctacattacaaattaaataagagaaatataaaatattataacaaaggaaataatatattttaataaattccaATGAAAACACATATATTGtcaccaaactaaaaaaaaaaaaaaaaagaataattattgtATTCTACCATTTTCTATTCATAAtcataactatttattttcttaatggaatacGCATTTCGCAAATCAAACGAAGTCCAAATGTTAGTGTTTGTCTGCCGCCCAATGAGTAGTCCTAATTTGGGCAATTGGCTATTGTTCATCATAACATTGAAGTGGATCGAgaccttctccatttttttaGGCTGTAGCTTTTTTGGTGTAGGCACAAACTAATGAATTTGAGTTTTCTCACCCGAGCCCGGTTTCAGTTTTGGACTTGAGAGGATTTGAGAGCATATGCCGATTGGTTGAGGATTAATGCTATAAATCATTAatccattattttttatatgggtGCATggagattgatttttattgaGAAGGATCACACAACATCATTCTCTCCGGTTCAAATTAACTTAGTATCCGGTTAGTTATATTTAagaggtatttttatttttttactttttgaatgaataaaaatacCCTTTCAAATATAAGTAACTGGATATTGGAGATGGAGCAATAAATATAATGAGATCACGAAGGTTTAATGTTTATAGGGTTTAGAGTGATCAGTGATGTGTGATAATTAATGAGGAGAATATATAGCATTCCTCTTTAGTTGAGTGCTCAAAGTTAAAGCAAAACTTATTATTCTCACAAAACTTAAGATATTCTCCTTATTTCGTACAAAAATTTCGCACAAAACTTCCGACAAAACAAGCCAGACAATAATTTCGTACAAAAATGAAACCCAACACTGTCACAGAGGTAAGCTACGATCCAAAccttgttcttgtttttgggTTCTTCCATTCTGCTTCATATTTTgtaaccataaaaaaaatgtttctagggttagggttagcgTTTTGTTATTGAAccaatatttctcttcttttcgaCAATATAACGGTTTGGTTTCCTAGAATCGCCAGATTAGTCTAGTTTGTTAGtcaatttgtatattttaattaaatataatttttaatttgagtttttaaattattatatattagtGTTTTTATGTTGCAAataaaaattgcactttttaggttaatatgaaatattttacGATAGAAAACAGTTTACTCTGAAACAAACGAAGCCTTAAATGTCCCAAATCGTTCATTTTCGACAGGTTTGATTAACCTAGTTCATTGTAAATTACGTACTCGTGTGAAATTTGCAGGCTCTGACACTCTTTATAGGAAGCCATTTTCGTCGTCCTCAGAGAATAATGATAATGGTGTACGTGTGCAATTCAACAAAAATAGTGACACTACGTAAAATGGAGGAAGCTAGATACTGTAGAAATAGATTGTTTACACTATATATTAATtcacacacaatatatatatgcatgaattagaaaaaaatatatatatgcatgcctCTAGGCTCTAGCTAGTAAATCAAATCCTCGGaacttctgaaaaaaaaaaatcattacgcGGAAGAAactatatatagatatagattttttgaaataatattttaattcaataaattaggctaatttttatttatttattaatactaAAACAGCTTAGCCAAAttagactattttttttaattgatttatttattaatactaAAACAAATTCACAAGCTAAGCGGTTTATCCAAACAGTCGTTGCAACAACATGTCATTGCAGAAAGCTAGTGGCAAACAACAACCTTAGAAAAGACTCCATACTTgtataatcatttttttctattttgctcCGGCAATGTAGATTTA
Protein-coding sequences here:
- the LOC132165190 gene encoding uncharacterized protein LOC132165190, producing the protein MRRAHQSFHRPLLWLYHKHYKTLACNLRSLAECGYLKHLPLLLLQLLQSDTKFETNYWIIDRESSNGIFLDAYYGDDDYRFIYNQISDLFSELLKSDLEFLKSGDLHKISLAAKFCPSLNTFFDYATLMCESIVRRLFPQDLDPIYKKISEPHYAYRVRDRLHKEVIAPLRRALNSRESYIPVGEVPIQETRLTHSKDTQHNEALLTCTRERKMNFKNRHVRKYANTKIPVEELLPHKILCSLYDGSCAELANLQLKKMIEHLTMKGKFTNCLPCCDVSPSMTGFCTTVSIALGLLISDLSQGPWREKIMTFSHDPRLQKIEGIDLQSRTDFMETIMDWGLEIDLRKVFLHILEVAVKENIDKDKMVKTVFVFTSMEFNETCCHDNWNIDYQKIRNKFYENGYTTLPVIVFWNLLRHRHGFSSVRDFNVLKKSSYDFGLGIVPNGPRGVILIKGFSNKLLRLAIENNGL